In Saccharolobus solfataricus, a genomic segment contains:
- the gcvT gene encoding glycine cleavage system aminomethyltransferase GcvT has product MFVSPFHDVEEKLGANFGEFAGWEMPMSFTSYAEEHMCVRNSVAFFNLSHMGRLRVKGNPREFEMLVAKEVNKANSGIMIGPTAFLNDKAGFKDDVMVYKVSENEWLIVTNAINREKIVNWIKSNSNLDVEDLTFKYGMIAIQGRKLEEILGKNELKQLEFKLNTRFMGYDVFLISRSGWTGENGLEVWVTLDVGRQLMMDLVKIGIKPAGLIARDSLRQEMGFVLYGEDIDETITPVEARYWVFSLEKDFIGKDSLVERIRSGIDKVRIGFKMRKGERTIPRHQSKIYSIGNEVGYVTSSTFSPYLNRVIGMGYVNPKYFYLGYSLTGEIRGKQYDIKIDEFPFI; this is encoded by the coding sequence ATGTTTGTTTCACCTTTTCATGACGTTGAGGAAAAGTTGGGAGCAAATTTTGGAGAGTTTGCTGGTTGGGAAATGCCAATGAGCTTCACCAGTTATGCAGAAGAGCATATGTGTGTGAGAAATTCAGTAGCGTTTTTTAACTTATCTCATATGGGCAGACTAAGGGTTAAAGGCAATCCAAGGGAGTTTGAGATGTTAGTAGCTAAGGAAGTTAATAAGGCGAATTCTGGAATTATGATAGGACCTACTGCATTTTTGAATGATAAAGCTGGTTTTAAAGATGATGTCATGGTTTATAAAGTATCTGAGAATGAATGGTTAATTGTAACAAATGCAATAAATAGAGAAAAAATTGTAAATTGGATAAAATCAAATTCAAATTTGGATGTGGAAGATCTAACATTCAAATATGGTATGATTGCCATACAAGGTAGGAAATTAGAGGAGATTTTGGGTAAAAATGAATTAAAGCAATTAGAATTTAAGCTTAATACTAGATTTATGGGATATGACGTTTTTTTAATAAGTAGATCTGGCTGGACAGGCGAAAATGGGTTAGAAGTTTGGGTTACATTAGATGTTGGTAGACAACTAATGATGGATTTAGTGAAAATCGGAATAAAGCCTGCCGGTTTGATTGCAAGAGATAGTTTAAGGCAAGAGATGGGCTTTGTCCTTTACGGGGAGGATATTGATGAGACCATTACTCCAGTTGAGGCCAGATATTGGGTTTTCTCGTTAGAAAAGGATTTTATAGGAAAGGATAGTTTAGTTGAACGTATAAGGAGTGGTATTGATAAAGTTAGGATAGGCTTTAAGATGAGAAAAGGTGAGAGAACTATACCTAGGCATCAATCTAAAATATACTCAATTGGAAATGAAGTAGGTTATGTGACGAGTAGTACTTTTTCCCCTTACTTAAATAGAGTTATAGGTATGGGTTATGTAAACCCCAAGTACTTCTACCTCGGCTATAGTTTAACTGGCGAAATTAGGGGTAAACAGTATGATATAAAAATCGATGAGTTTCCATTTATCTAG
- the gcvH gene encoding glycine cleavage system protein GcvH: MNEMKVGRYVVLTDRLYTETDEWVVLSNDNVAVIGITDYAQKKLRDIVGIELPQLQKEVKAGESVGVIESVKAAADIFSPLSGIIVEVNNKLLEHPEIINKDPYGEGWIFKLKASKLSEEKEKLLSPEKYIEKIKGG; the protein is encoded by the coding sequence ATGAATGAAATGAAAGTAGGTAGATACGTAGTTCTGACAGATAGATTATACACAGAGACTGACGAATGGGTGGTGCTTTCTAATGATAACGTGGCAGTAATTGGAATAACTGATTACGCACAAAAGAAGTTAAGAGATATAGTAGGAATTGAATTACCTCAACTGCAGAAGGAAGTGAAAGCTGGAGAATCTGTAGGAGTTATAGAATCTGTTAAAGCTGCTGCAGATATTTTCTCTCCATTAAGTGGGATAATAGTTGAGGTAAACAATAAATTACTTGAGCATCCAGAGATAATAAATAAGGATCCGTATGGTGAAGGCTGGATTTTCAAGTTAAAGGCGTCTAAGTTATCTGAAGAAAAAGAAAAACTACTTAGCCCGGAAAAGTATATTGAAAAAATAAAGGGTGGGTAG
- the gcvPA gene encoding aminomethyl-transferring glycine dehydrogenase subunit GcvPA, with translation MYKHPWLPNLDLTDEMLKEIGVNSLDDLFNDIPAEIKINRLLKVAKDKPLSEYEIEKEIYEKVKKNVELEAPPFIGAGICPHYIPNAVKFIIGRSEFYTSYTPYQPEISQGILQALFEYQSLMAELLEMDVVNASMYDWGSALAEAVLMANRINGKKTVLVPENANPFHKEVMRTWIQGKGIKIEEVKYDKNSGEVDIEDLEKKSSSNDVSAIYVQQPNFFGIFESNIEHIIDVAKHKKALSIIGVNPLSLGLIKPPGSYEADIVVGDGQELGLPLNFGGPLMGIFAVRWDMGLVRQMPGRIVGITRDVNNNMGFTLILQTREQFIKREKATSNITTNEALLALANAVYLSLLGKEGIRELAEEIYFRSHYAAKRLTEIDNVIMPFTSDFFEEFVIKFPIEYNIINDKLKERKLQGGLKLSIHTSLFCVTEVHDKKSIDLLVSTIQEAIKSVETS, from the coding sequence ATGTATAAGCATCCTTGGCTTCCAAACCTAGACCTAACAGATGAGATGTTGAAAGAGATAGGAGTAAACTCCCTTGACGACTTATTCAATGATATACCGGCTGAAATCAAAATAAATAGATTATTAAAAGTAGCAAAAGACAAACCACTATCAGAATATGAAATTGAAAAAGAAATTTATGAAAAAGTGAAGAAGAACGTAGAACTTGAAGCACCACCTTTCATTGGGGCTGGTATTTGCCCCCATTACATCCCTAATGCCGTAAAATTTATCATAGGCAGATCAGAATTTTATACATCCTATACTCCGTATCAGCCAGAAATTTCTCAAGGCATATTACAAGCATTGTTTGAATATCAAAGTTTAATGGCTGAACTACTAGAGATGGATGTAGTCAACGCTTCAATGTATGATTGGGGTTCTGCACTAGCTGAGGCCGTATTAATGGCTAATAGAATAAATGGAAAAAAGACTGTCCTAGTACCTGAAAATGCTAACCCATTTCATAAAGAAGTAATGAGAACATGGATACAAGGAAAGGGAATAAAAATAGAGGAAGTTAAGTATGATAAGAATTCCGGCGAAGTTGATATAGAGGATCTGGAGAAGAAATCTAGTAGTAATGATGTATCTGCAATATATGTACAACAACCAAATTTCTTTGGGATTTTTGAAAGTAACATTGAACATATTATTGACGTTGCTAAGCATAAAAAAGCTTTAAGTATTATTGGAGTTAATCCGCTTTCACTTGGTCTAATAAAACCACCGGGAAGCTATGAAGCTGACATAGTTGTAGGTGATGGTCAAGAACTAGGACTTCCGTTAAATTTTGGAGGACCTTTAATGGGGATATTTGCAGTAAGATGGGATATGGGATTGGTAAGGCAAATGCCAGGTAGGATAGTGGGAATTACAAGAGACGTAAATAACAATATGGGATTTACGCTGATTCTTCAAACTAGAGAACAATTCATCAAGAGGGAAAAGGCAACCTCTAATATAACTACAAATGAAGCCTTGTTAGCGTTAGCTAATGCTGTCTATTTAAGCTTATTAGGAAAAGAGGGAATAAGAGAACTTGCAGAGGAGATTTACTTCAGAAGTCACTATGCTGCTAAAAGGCTAACTGAAATAGATAACGTAATTATGCCATTTACTTCAGACTTTTTCGAAGAATTTGTAATTAAATTCCCTATAGAATATAATATAATAAATGACAAATTGAAAGAAAGAAAACTACAAGGTGGATTAAAATTGTCTATTCATACATCTCTCTTTTGTGTAACAGAGGTTCATGATAAAAAGTCAATAGATCTATTAGTATCAACGATACAAGAGGCGATAAAAAGTGTGGAGACAAGCTAA
- the gcvPB gene encoding aminomethyl-transferring glycine dehydrogenase subunit GcvPB, with protein sequence MWRQAKWNEPLIFELNKSGAARQGFLINKDEEIRSQIKEMKIPKNLLRENEPDLPSLSELEVVRHFVRLSQMNFGVDIGIMPLGSCTMKYNPKIEEKATAITEFHHPLEDEDYIQGILEMIYELQNWFSEITGMDECSLQVPAGSAGEFAGVLMIKKYHEEHNRNYKDTILVADTAHGTNPASAAMAGYKVMYVKSNAEGLVDMDILREIVNDKTAGFMLTNPNTLGLFEENILEISKIIHSTNAVLYYDGANLNGVLGIARPGDMGFDIVHLNLHKTFAVPHGGGGPGAGAICAKGELVNYLPYPMVEKVNGKYKLSKIPKNSIGKIATFYGNVGNLARSFAYILGLGPQGIQMIGKMSTLATNYLIAKLRDVKELELIAPNRHRKHEVVFSVKQLMENYGVSANDVAKALLDNGFYAPTIYFPPIVEEALMIEPTETETKETLDMFAETLKKIVNDAKINPEQVMKSPNNTSIARLDQAYANHPSTITPTYRVLRLRRLGKIDYLK encoded by the coding sequence GTGTGGAGACAAGCTAAATGGAATGAGCCTTTAATATTCGAGCTAAACAAAAGTGGTGCAGCTAGACAAGGTTTCTTGATAAATAAGGACGAGGAGATAAGAAGTCAGATTAAGGAAATGAAAATACCTAAAAATCTCCTAAGGGAAAATGAGCCAGATCTACCAAGTTTAAGTGAGCTAGAAGTAGTAAGACATTTCGTAAGACTATCTCAGATGAATTTTGGAGTAGATATTGGAATTATGCCACTAGGCTCATGTACAATGAAATATAATCCAAAGATTGAGGAGAAAGCTACAGCAATTACGGAATTTCATCACCCCTTAGAGGATGAAGACTATATTCAAGGAATACTAGAGATGATTTACGAACTTCAGAACTGGTTTAGCGAAATAACCGGCATGGACGAATGTAGTTTACAAGTGCCGGCTGGATCTGCTGGTGAGTTCGCAGGAGTCCTAATGATTAAAAAGTACCATGAGGAGCACAATAGAAATTATAAAGATACAATACTGGTCGCAGATACTGCTCATGGAACTAATCCTGCAAGTGCAGCAATGGCTGGATACAAAGTTATGTATGTAAAATCAAATGCAGAAGGACTAGTAGACATGGATATCTTAAGGGAGATCGTAAACGATAAAACTGCCGGCTTCATGCTAACTAATCCAAATACGTTGGGATTATTTGAGGAGAATATCCTAGAAATCTCCAAGATAATACATTCTACAAATGCTGTATTGTACTATGATGGAGCCAATTTAAATGGAGTGTTAGGTATTGCGAGGCCAGGAGATATGGGATTTGATATTGTACATTTAAACCTCCATAAGACATTCGCTGTTCCACATGGAGGAGGTGGACCTGGGGCAGGCGCAATTTGTGCAAAGGGTGAACTCGTTAATTACCTCCCATATCCGATGGTAGAGAAGGTAAATGGAAAGTATAAGTTAAGCAAGATTCCGAAGAATAGTATTGGTAAAATAGCTACATTTTACGGCAACGTTGGTAATTTAGCGCGTAGTTTTGCATACATATTAGGATTAGGACCTCAAGGTATTCAAATGATAGGAAAAATGAGTACTTTAGCGACTAATTATCTCATAGCTAAGTTAAGAGACGTTAAAGAACTGGAGTTAATTGCGCCAAATAGGCATAGGAAGCACGAGGTAGTATTTAGCGTGAAACAGTTGATGGAAAATTATGGAGTAAGTGCTAACGATGTTGCTAAAGCCTTACTCGATAATGGATTTTACGCTCCAACCATATACTTCCCACCAATTGTCGAAGAAGCACTAATGATAGAGCCTACGGAAACTGAGACTAAAGAAACTTTAGATATGTTTGCCGAAACTCTTAAGAAGATTGTGAATGATGCTAAAATAAACCCAGAACAAGTTATGAAAAGCCCTAATAATACAAGTATTGCAAGATTAGATCAAGCTTATGCTAATCATCCTTCAACTATAACGCCAACATATAGAGTGTTAAGGCTGAGGAGGTTAGGTAAAATAGATTACCTTAAATAA
- a CDS encoding signal peptidase I: MKMKKSDIIIILFIALIYILMFSNIVQSASVEGVSMYPIFQNGALTFYVKPISINEGNVIIYKSPYFNNYVIHRVIATDNGYYITQGVDKITNPIPDNRIGLEPASGIPKNLVVGKIVEFGNFTFSIPYLGYISILFSSII; this comes from the coding sequence ATGAAGATGAAGAAGAGTGATATAATCATTATCTTATTTATTGCATTAATTTACATTCTAATGTTTTCTAACATTGTGCAAAGTGCGAGTGTAGAAGGAGTTTCAATGTATCCAATATTTCAAAACGGTGCGCTGACTTTTTACGTTAAGCCAATATCCATTAATGAAGGTAACGTGATAATATATAAATCTCCGTATTTCAACAATTACGTAATTCATAGAGTTATAGCTACAGATAACGGTTATTACATTACTCAAGGAGTAGATAAAATAACTAACCCAATACCAGATAATAGGATCGGACTAGAGCCAGCTAGTGGGATCCCAAAAAATTTAGTTGTGGGGAAGATAGTAGAGTTTGGTAACTTTACATTTTCAATACCTTATCTTGGTTACATATCTATACTTTTCTCATCTATTATTTAA